A stretch of Arachis hypogaea cultivar Tifrunner chromosome 15, arahy.Tifrunner.gnm2.J5K5, whole genome shotgun sequence DNA encodes these proteins:
- the LOC112750883 gene encoding uncharacterized protein: protein MALQWLVLSYVVAAEAAVAILVTLPTPKLLRDRLVYFVSLILQPALFIVPFAGFQLVDIYWKNEHRLMCTSDVCTAAERDRYEKSIYKAQRNVVLCIAACFLYWSIYRICKYQKDLKNLEEVEKRYKSK from the exons ATGGCGTTGCAGTGGTTGGTTCTCTCCTACGTGGTGGCTGCTGAGGCTGCCGTCGCCATTCTCGTTACACTTCCCACTCCCAAGCTCTTAAGGGACcgtttggtttattttgtttccCTCATTCTCCAACCTGCGCTTTTTATTGTTCCTTTCGCTGGATTCCAGCTTGTCG ATATATACTGGAAGAATGAGCATAGGTTGATGTGTACATCTGATGTTTGTACTGCTGCAGAGAGAGATCGATATGAGAAATCT ATATACAAAGCTCAGAGAAATGTGGTACTGTGCATTGCAGCTTGTTTTCTCTACTG GTCTATCTACCGCATATGCAAGTACCAAAAGGACCTCAAGAATTTGGAGGAAGTGGAGAAGAGGTACAAGTCCAAGTAG